The region CGCGCGGCGGGCTGGCCCAACGGCCTGGCGCTGTCCGCCGCCGACGACATCGGCGCGGTGCGCAACGCACTGGCCGGCGGCGTCAAGGGCTACGTCGTCACCGGCACCCGCAACAGCCCCGGGTCGATGGCCGGCCGCCCGGGCCTCGCCCCGCTGGGTGCCACCGCCGCCCGTATGCAGCGCCGCCCGCCGGGCGCCTCGGGCCATCCCGGCAGCGGCTACCGCGAGCTGTCGGGGCGCGAGGTCGAGGTACTGCGGCTGGTCGCGGAAGGCCAGTCCAACAAGGCGATCGGCGTATCGATGGGTTTGTCGGCGCTGACCGTGAAAAGTCATCTGGCCAGGATCGCCCGCAAGCTCGGTACGGGGGACCGGGCCGGGATGGTGGCGGTCGCGCTGCGCACGGGCATCATTCACTGAGCGCCTCGGGCGGCGGGAGGGGGCGGAACGTTCCGCCCCCTGCGTCGCCCGCTCTCGGGGCCGGCCCCGAGTGCCCCTGGGCGGGGTGCCACGGGCGGTGGCCTTTCGCCTCCACCACGGCTGTGGTCGCGCAGTTCCCCGCGCCCCCGGGGTGATTGCCACCTCCTGTTGCCTTCGCACGTGCGGTGCGCGGTGGCTGGCCGCGCGGTTCCCGCGCCCCTGGGTGATTGCCACTTGCCGCGGCATCGCCTTCCTTCCCACCGCCGTGGCTGAGCGCGCGGTTCCCCGCGCCCCCGAGGGGCACCCTCTCCCGCGGAGGGCAGCCGCCAGGGGCCCGGGGAAGGGAGCGGGAGCGGGGGTGGGGGGACCCACGAGGGGCCTGGCGAACCCCCGGAGGGCG is a window of Streptomyces sp. NBC_01477 DNA encoding:
- a CDS encoding response regulator transcription factor; its protein translation is MSVLLEQPTSLVAYRPSKPTAMVVVADPRVRSTVTRHLWALGVRDVIEASSIAEARPRVGNPRDICVADVHLPDGSGLTLLAETRAAGWPNGLALSAADDIGAVRNALAGGVKGYVVTGTRNSPGSMAGRPGLAPLGATAARMQRRPPGASGHPGSGYRELSGREVEVLRLVAEGQSNKAIGVSMGLSALTVKSHLARIARKLGTGDRAGMVAVALRTGIIH